Proteins found in one Brevibacillus brevis genomic segment:
- a CDS encoding sensor histidine kinase has protein sequence MELWTMANKAAVLGFIIVTSFLAHPTSEIDPWQILVYLLYLASNLTILIVKKRNHKQLFMGLSIVFVVASTLMLDPLFVLLLPVHILELVFLASKQRVVVFGCMLLPLFIVLPEWIPMYLLTAFLSFLLYRCGSMLTDKLRRLEAEREKMRTDLQSLTRSLNESSEYFRQSTYTIQLEERNRLSQQIHDDVGHAVAGALIQMEASRLLMATDQDKASELLRNAIAISKEGLERIRVTLKDVKPRPEELGINRLRLFVDELSARETVTATLTFDGDIDVITPIQWKIIQQNATEAVTNALKYAKATVISLEVRVLNTFIKAVVTDNGAGAEKVVKGLGILGMEERAASAGGTVIVDGTRGFSVTTLLPYRNE, from the coding sequence ATGGAGTTATGGACAATGGCGAATAAGGCAGCGGTGCTTGGGTTTATCATCGTGACTTCTTTTCTGGCTCATCCCACTTCTGAAATTGACCCGTGGCAAATTCTTGTGTATTTGTTGTATTTGGCTAGTAATCTCACTATTCTCATTGTGAAAAAGAGGAATCATAAGCAATTATTTATGGGGCTATCCATCGTGTTCGTGGTAGCAAGTACTCTTATGTTGGACCCGTTATTTGTGTTGCTCTTGCCTGTCCACATTTTGGAGCTCGTATTCTTGGCAAGTAAACAGAGAGTGGTCGTATTTGGCTGTATGCTGTTGCCTTTGTTCATTGTTTTGCCTGAATGGATACCCATGTATTTACTAACGGCCTTTCTTAGCTTTTTGCTGTATAGGTGTGGCAGCATGCTAACTGACAAGCTTCGCAGATTAGAGGCTGAACGAGAGAAGATGAGAACGGATTTACAAAGCTTGACCCGCTCCTTGAATGAGAGCAGCGAATACTTCCGCCAGTCGACCTATACGATTCAACTGGAGGAACGCAATCGCCTTTCTCAACAAATTCACGACGATGTGGGGCATGCGGTGGCAGGTGCGCTCATTCAGATGGAAGCGTCTCGACTGCTGATGGCGACTGATCAGGACAAGGCATCCGAGCTACTTCGTAATGCGATTGCAATATCGAAGGAAGGGCTGGAGCGAATCAGAGTGACACTCAAGGATGTGAAGCCACGGCCAGAGGAGCTGGGAATCAATCGACTCCGGTTGTTTGTCGATGAGCTGTCTGCGAGAGAGACAGTAACAGCCACGCTTACTTTTGATGGGGACATCGACGTCATTACACCGATTCAGTGGAAAATCATCCAGCAAAACGCAACGGAAGCGGTCACGAATGCACTCAAATATGCGAAGGCAACAGTGATTTCCCTAGAGGTACGGGTACTGAATACATTCATTAAAGCAGTGGTCACAGACAATGGGGCCGGTGCAGAAAAGGTTGTAAAAGGGCTTGGCATTCTCGGGATGGAGGAGAGAGCTGCTTCCGCTGGTGGAACAGTGATCGTAGACGGTACGCGAGGCTTTAGCGTGACCACTCTGCTGCCTTATCGCAACGAATGA